Proteins from a genomic interval of Helicoverpa zea isolate HzStark_Cry1AcR chromosome 13, ilHelZeax1.1, whole genome shotgun sequence:
- the LOC124636073 gene encoding calpain-D — protein sequence MGSIASVLQWHCQTCGQINPTESVKCLKCGTKRVSSHDSEVFKENCRDSSPEYTSRTGKSEGTTPGSEAIVIPTENSFNSGWSCVGSAPEASRAWRCACGLRNVSAAWRCAACDAIAPHAPVYRLSDDEDQASGMTDKEKSAKDNTMIRSNTLAVPSSYKPTTSYSDGRRLNLDLQSLRLSPTQLTDQAHGVTRSLSHGSVINSQQKWWKVDESGRGTINRPTSLMVSERYGQCNPRESFLRSLHTVTRRPKKCNESKSNWELNYVKEYQREQSRGLHLKKWSCSKCTLENSGIRTHCEACLSPRVSPLARIPNARGLSVTTLGRHETAAGKDGATSLPTSGGVMITVPDWPTGSTTLGASFRRSISAQNSPEIRPTYRRSFSEQTNAERPVGKVISSRRSLNDYQKSLASYCGSLPKTDVRKDPKIDENSAELIDKECSWDTNAEGVIYALPNKGKYKDLNLQLQVNNNGTRYSYVSVQDTKTVMSNSQNEALYQNDISDGDYARIDELLGAENCISPVNEVASNIRTSHIGPARDPKVFNMLPSVGKVSHNPREPNKVPSTQQATRESRMWQCSECWFAYNAWWARCCDVCRSGRPPHAAVTLATRDVVDAPHNSARPTNTTSEACSSKVEINREPKKLTVPIASLDHDLNSDELLFAVDTTPAPTVPVVTWSCSRCTLVNESTAASCAACAGSRPQPHNFWSCSSCTLQNPLSASLCLACKTPPVPKHGLTVPVTEANHGAAGRSPSPRGGGPGGGPGGGPGGGPGGGPGGGPGGGSGGGPGGGPGGGSGGGPGGAARRRAERRPDPPEPKYVNLRPETTEWPCSECTYVNSGSAASCEMCQSPKTRLLPAAPDQPSLDDEDSPEGSDGERQESTPMEILRLSEESHAWTQWQEVLAQCASTGEPYVDSTFPATSRSLYYVGGLEAGAAARWLRPHQIHVDADPRMPWVVFRDPRPSDISQGVLGNCWLLSALAVLAERSSLVRGVVVRGEPSVGAYQLRLCKDGRWLTVTVDDLLPANKKGHLVYSQAKRKQLWVPLIEKAVAKLHGCYEALVSGRAIEGLCTLTGAPCESVSLQAGGAGGAGGGAPLEQLDRDLVWAQLLSSRQACFLMGASCGGGNMKVDEEEYQRLGLRPRHAYSVLDVAEVSAEGAGPARLLRLRNPWGHYTWRGAWGAGCARWTPAARAALRQLKQPHHIDRDQGVFWISFDDVLKYFDCIDICKVRVGWHEVRLAGILPPMSSTRHLTCLLLTASQPTEVDFTLFQEGQRNSAKSQRSQLDLCVVVFRTKSGPSAQVGKLVAHSKRQVRGFVGCHKMLEKGFYLVVCLAFNHWHTGLELADSSAWPRHVLAAHSSKPLSVERPSLHPHILADAIIGLTLARGQRHEGRQGMTAYYLTKGWAGLVVMVENRHTDKWIHVKCDCQESYNVVSTRGELKTIDSVPPLHRQVIIVLTQLEGSGGFSIAHRLTHRLAAGARLQDWAPRATDEPRHRPPLARRLYGLHAPRLIT from the exons CGGATGGTCGTGCGTGGGTTCGGCCCCGGAGGCGTCGCGCGCGTGGCGCTGCGCTTGCGGGCTGCGCAACGTGTCCGCGGCCTGGCGCTGCGCCGCCTGCGACGCGATCGCCCCACATGCGCCTGTCTACAG GCTGTCTGATGATGAGGATCAAGCTTCAGGGATGACGGACAAGGAAAAGTCTGCTAAAG ACAACACTATGATAAGGTCCAACACCCTAGCAGTCCCATCATCTTATAAGCCCACAACAAGCTACTCAGATGGCAGACGACTGAACCTAGATTTGCAGTCTCTCCGACTATCCCCCACGCAGTTGACGGACCAAGCGCATGGCGTGACTCGCTCCTTATCTCACGGCTCCGTCATCAATTCCCAGCAGAAGTGGTGGAAAGTCGACGAGAGTGGACGAGGGACCATTAACAGACCCACGAGTTTAATGGTCTCCGAAAGATACGGCCAGTGCAATCCCCGAGAGTCGTTCCTCAGAAGCCTACATACGGTCACCAGAAGACCCAAAAAGTGTAACGAAAGCAAGTCCAATTGGGAGCTCAATTATGTCAAAGAGTACCAAAGGGAACAAAGTAGGGGTCTGCATTTGAAGAAGTGGTCATGTAGTAAGTGTACACTGGAGAATTCGGGGATCAGGACGCATTGTGAAGCGTGTCTGTCGCCTAGAGTGTCGCCTTTAGCGAGGATTCCTAACGCGAGAGGTCTTAGTGTGACCACTTTGGGCAGGCATGAGACTGCGGCGGGCAAAGATGGTGCTACGTCACTGCCTACGTCTGGAGGCGTCATGATCACCGTCCCAGACTGGCCAACAGGGAGTACAACGCTAGGAGCGTCATTCAGAAGGTCAATTAGCGCACAAAACTCGCCAGAAATCCGCCCTACGTACCGACGGTCTTTTTCAGAACAAACAAACGCGGAAAGACCAGTCGGAAAAGTTATTTCTAGCCGGAGAAGTCTGAACGACTATCAGAAGTCTTTAGCTAGTTACTGCGGCAGTCTACCGAAGACTGACGTACGGAAAGACCCGAAGATAGACGAGAACAGTGCCGAATTGATAGATAAAGAGTGCAGTTGGGATACGAACGCGGAAGGGGTGATTTACGCTCTTCCGAACAAAGGGAAGTATAAGGACTTGAATCTTCAGCTGCAAGTGAACAATAACGGGACGAGGTACTCCTATGTGTCGGTTCAGGACACGAAGACGGTGATGAGTAACTCGCAGAACGAGGCTTTGTACCAAAACGACATAAGTGACGGTGACTATGCTCGCATAGACGAGTTGTTAGGTGCTGAGAACTGCATTTCGCCGGTGAATGAAGTGGCTTCCAATATAAGGACGTCGCATATAGGGCCGGCGAGGGATCCTAAGGTGTTTAACATGCTCCCTTCTGTGGGCAAAGTGTCCCATAACCCGAGGGAGCCGAACAAAGTGCCTTCAACACAGCAAGCCAC TCGTGAGAGCCGCATGTGGCAATGCAGCGAGTGCTGGTTCGCGTACAACGCGTGGTGGGCTCGGTGCTGCGATGTCTGCCGCAGTGGCCGTCCGCCTCACGCCGCCGTCACGCTAGCCACTAGAGATGTTGTTGATGCTCCACATAATAG TGCGCGACCAACAAATACCACATCTGAAGCATGCAGCAGTAAGGTGGAGATAAACAGAGAGCCCAAGAAGCTGACCGTGCCGATCGCCTCGCTAGATCATGATCTGAACAGTGACGAGCTGCTGTTTGCTGTTG ATACAACCCCGGCCCCCACTGTCCCAGTGGTGACGTGGTCGTGTTCGCGGTGTACGCTCGTCAATGAGTCCACCGCCGCGTCCTGCGCCGCTTGCGCAGGCTCCAGACCGCAGCCGCATAACTTCTG GTCATGCAGTTCGTGTACTCTACAAAACCCGTTATCCGCGAGTTTATGTCTGGCGTGCAAGACGCCGCCCGTACCCAAGCACGGTCTTACTGTACCCGTTACTGAAGCTAATCATGGCGCTG CGGGTCGCAGTCCGTCCCCGCGCGGCGGCGGGCCCGGCGGCGGGCCGGGCGGCGGGCCGGGCGGCGGGCCGGGCGGCGGGCCGGGCGGCGGGCCGGGCGGCGGGTCGGGCGGCGGGCCGGGCGGCGGGCCGGGCGGCGGGTCGGGCGGCGGGCCGGgcggggcggcgcggcgccgcgcggagCGGCGGCCCGACCCGCCCGAGCCCAAGTACGTCAACCTCAG ACCAGAAACAACAGAATGGCCATGTTCAGAATGCACGTACGTGAACAGTGGTTCTGCGGCGTCGTGTGAGATGTGCCAGTCGCCTAAGACGAGGCTGTTGCCGGCAGCCCCAGATCAACCGTCCTTGGATGATGAGGATTCTC ctgAAGGATCAGACGGAGAAAGACAAGAGAGTACTCCTATGGAAATATTGAGACTGAGCGAAGAGAGTCACGCGTGGACGCAATGGCAAGAAGTTTTAGCACAGTGTGCCTCG ACGGGAGAACCATACGTAGACTCAACATTCCCGGCCACATCTCGGTCTTTATACTACGTGGGAGGCTTGGAGGCGGGAGCGGCAGCGCGGTGGCTGCGGCCTCATCAGATACACGTAGATGCCGACCCTCGGATGCCGTGGGTCGTCTTCCGGGATCCACGACCTTCGGATATCTCGCAAG GCGTCCTCGGCAACTGTTGGCTACTATCAGCTCTAGCCGTCCTCGCAGAACGTTCGTCGTTAGTACGCGGCGTAGTGGTACGCGGCGAGCCGAGTGTCGGCGCGTACCAGCTCAGACTCTGCAAGGACGGGAGATGGCTTACTGTTACTGTCGATGACTTACTGCCGGCTAATAAGAAAGGACACCTTGTATATTCTCAG GCAAAAAGAAAACAGCTATGGGTGCCGCTAATAGAGAAAGCTGTTGCTAAGTTACATGGATGTTACGAAGCGTTAGTCTCAGGAAGAGCTATTGAAG GTCTATGCACACTGACGGGTGCTCCATGCGAGTCTGTCTCCCTACAAGCTGGTGGGGCGGGCGGCGCCGGGGGCGGAGCACCCCTGGAGCAGTTGGACCGAGACTTAGTATGGGCACAGCTGTTGTCTTCTAGACAGGCCTGCTTTCTTATGGGGGCTAGCTGTGGCGGGGGTAATATGAAG GTGGACGAAGAAGAATACCAACGCCTCGGCCTCCGCCCCCGCCACGCGTACTCCGTGCTGGACGTGGCGGAGGTGTCGGCGGAGGGCGCGGGCCCGGCGCGGCTGCTGCGGCTGCGCAACCCGTGGGGGCACTACACGTGGCGCGGCGCGTGGGGCGCGGGCTGCGCGCGCTGGACGCCGGCCGCGCGCGCCGCGCTGCGCCAGCTCAAGCAGCCACACCATATTGATAGGGATCAGGGCGTCTTCTGGATCAGTTTTGATGATGTGTTGAA ATACTTCGACTGTATAGACATATGCAAGGTCCGTGTGGGCTGGCACGAGGTCCGACTCGCCGGAATCCTGCCTCCCATGTCCTCGACCCGACACCTGACCTGCCTGCTGCTGACTGCCAGCCAGCCTACTGAAGTAGACTTCACGCTCTTTCAAGAGGGACAGag aAACTCAGCGAAGAGTCAACGATCGCAGCTAGACTTATGCGTGGTCGTATTCCGTACGAAGTCGGGACCTAGTGCGCAAGTTGGGAAACTGGTTGCGCATAGCAAAAGACAG GTACGGGGCTTCGTCGGCTGCCACAAGATGTTAGAAAAAGGCTTCTACCTAGTAGTATGCCTGGCCTTCAACCACTGGCACACAGGCCTAGAACTAGCCGACAGTTCGGCCTGGCCTAGGCACGTGTTAGCCGCCCATTCGTCCAAGCCTCTCTCTGTAGAGAGGCCTTCATTACACCCGCATATACTGGCCGACGCGATAATAGGCCTGACGCTAGCGAGAGGCCAGAGGCATGAAGGGAGGCAAGGCATGACTGCCTATTATTTGACTAAG ggCTGGGCAGGTCTAGTAGTGATGGTAGAAAACCGTCACACAGATAAATGGATTCACGTGAAGTGTGATTGTCAAGAGAGTTACAATGTGGTGTCCACTAGAGGTGAACTCAAAACTATCGATTCCGTGCCAcctttacacag ACAAGTAATCATCGTGCTAACACAACTGGAAGGCAGTGGCGGATTCAGTATCGCGCACCGGCTGACGCATCGCCTGGCCGCCGGGGCGCGTCTGCAGGACTGGGCCCCGCGCGCCACCGACGAGCCGCGACACCGGCCCCCGCTGGCAAGACGACTCTACGGCCTGCATGCACCCCGCCTCATCACATAG